A segment of the Calditrichota bacterium genome:
ACTATTCTAATCGAATAAAATTTGTGGTCTCCGGTTCGTCCTTACTTCGCCTCAAATCTCTTTTCAGCGATTCAATGGTCGGACGCAAGCGTGTTTTTCGACTGCACCCTTTAAGTTTTCGGGAGTTTCTCACATTCAAACAAAAGGAAGAATCCCTCCGCCAGGTACCCTCTGTCTTTTCTCTTGAGGCACCCGAAAAATTGGTTGATTTTCTCCCTCTTCCCTCTTTAAAGGCGTTTCTTTTATCAGAACTCTTTGACTTTCTGATTTTTGGGGGGTTTCCGGAGCCAACTCTTGCCACACAAACGGATAACCGAAAAGCGGCTCTGTTTGAATTGTACACCTCGTATGTTCAAAAAGATATTTCCTTTCTATTTGGTGTGGAAAGCGTAGACAAATTCAACAAGTTGGCCAAGCTTTTCGCCGCACAAATCGGGAATTTGGTGAATTTTTCTGAGATTTCCAACACATTGGGCATTTCGCGCAGTACGGTTGACAAATATACCTTCTTACAAAAAAGTACATTTTTTGTGGAACTCATTTCTCCATTCTACTCCAATGTTCGCAAAGAACTCACCAAAATGCCGAAAATCTATTTAGAAGACGTGGGCATGCGAAATGCTTTGCTGAATCTATTTCGATCTGATTTGACCGATCAGGGAAATTTGGCGGAAAATTTTGTTTTCAATCAGCTTCAAAAACTGCTGCCTCAGAGGGAAATCCACTTTTGGCGAACGAAATCCGGGCAAGAAGTGGATTTTGTTATTCTGTGGGAAAACGAACCGATTCC
Coding sequences within it:
- a CDS encoding ATP-binding protein, producing the protein MPKTNLLPRQILPAIQAELQSPYVVIIFGSRRVGKTSLLRLLQNHLLANGHPAGNILYFDLENPIFREDFTHPNYDAIAQFLLSKATFPAKRLIVFLDEVQYLENASSLLKYLFDHYSNRIKFVVSGSSLLRLKSLFSDSMVGRKRVFRLHPLSFREFLTFKQKEESLRQVPSVFSLEAPEKLVDFLPLPSLKAFLLSELFDFLIFGGFPEPTLATQTDNRKAALFELYTSYVQKDISFLFGVESVDKFNKLAKLFAAQIGNLVNFSEISNTLGISRSTVDKYTFLQKSTFFVELISPFYSNVRKELTKMPKIYLEDVGMRNALLNLFRSDLTDQGNLAENFVFNQLQKLLPQREIHFWRTKSGQEVDFVILWENEPIPIEVKFTDMKKPVIPGGLRNFVKIYSPRQAFILTKNTAFKQKLNKTWLFWLPLYLFDDWR